A genomic stretch from Setaria italica strain Yugu1 chromosome VII, Setaria_italica_v2.0, whole genome shotgun sequence includes:
- the LOC101760644 gene encoding putative DNA ligase 4: MAAKVRFGLLVAMFQAMSGDKGSAKKRGRLRVFLDRAYVPSGGRDDFFSALRLVLPGLDRERGTYGLKEAALAAVLVDALGIAKDSPDAVRLINWRRGGGGRNAGNFALVAAEVLQRRQGITSGGLTIKEVNDALDRLAATENRSEKASILSSLIKKTNALEMKWLLMIILKDLKLGISEKSIFDEFHPDAQDLFNVTCDLKFVCEKLKDRSQRHKRQDIEIGKAVRPQLAMRVRDASAAWKKLHGKQVVAECKFDGDRIQIHKNGEEIHFFSRSFLDHSEYAPGMSKIIKENILVDRCILDGEMLVWDTALNRFAEFGSNQEIAKAAREGLETDRQLCYVAFDILYAGDTSVIHQSLTERQEILQKVVKPLKGRLEILIPTGGLNARRPSDEPCWSIIAHNLEDVEKFFKDTIENRDEGIILKDLDSKWEPGDRNGKWLKLKPDYIHAGADLDAIIIGGYYGSGRRGGEVAQFLVGLAVPSDDNSYPKRFLSFCRVGTGLSDEERDALVTKLKPYFRKNEYPKKPPKFYEVTNNSKERPDVWIESPDKSVIMSITSDIRTIKSEVFAAPYCLRFPRIQRLRYDKPWHECLDVQAFVDIVHSSNGTTQRVADDNSLENDNMKRSRTTKKGEKKKSVSIIPSHLMKTDVSGLKGETLIFANMIFYFVNIPSSYNLEYFHKLVVENGGSFSMNLNDSVTHCIAAEKKGIKYQAAIRQGRIIHYDWILDCCKEKRPLHLQPKYILYLADFARHKFPEEIDSYADYYYWDIDIADLKQIFSNIDKVAGDSNMVNQYKRKHCIDERFCFFQGCCVYLHNAPLVNVDYNLISDIALKRVKQDLTMHGGQVCSSIAAATHLVVVSVLQNYNFDILYKSFPPAERRYLHDKRLHVVSNKWLEDSVEKQMKLSETAYNLKPDTLEELEIERSEENIRPLDHKFEEHREVERAHVKHAPRKRSRAASISRVTKAVPRPARRMRARRGNQQAKIDDDVESEESAPGECQDDQNMDTDYNSKEIGKGISNKDQGPPRAAFRPVPRTRARREYQQANIDDGGSEESGPSGTDKEDQKLDVDYISKTVGDNSDKDLHGPPPGAQFVTLGEQEPKGVESNAMEEKPGSPFQRTSAAEVTSSVPGEKIEQMVDPLHAMLLDMIPTLSQTRTEGASRVPPPTIVEKAPPGVGSNTSKSSDILVPDAGTSGVPAPDPNAAPPPKKKKVSYKDVASELLKDW; encoded by the exons atggcggcgaagGTGCGTTTCGGCCTCCTGGTGGCGATGTTCCAGGCGATGTCGGGTGACAAGGGGTCGGCGAAGAAGCGCGGCCGCCTCCGCGTGTTCCTCGACCGGGCCTACGTGCCCAGCGGCGGTAGGGATGATTTCTTCAgcgcgctccgcctcgtcctcccGGGGCTCGATCGCGAGCGCGGCACCTACGGACTCAAGgaagccgccctcgccgccgtgctTGTCGACGCCCTCGGCATCGCCAAGGACTCCCCCGACGCCGTCCGGCTCATCAactggcgccgcggcgggggtgGCCGCAACGCCGGCAACTTCGCGCTTGTCGCCGCTGAG GTCTTGCAACGGAGGCAAGGTATAACGTCTGGTGGATTGACGATAAAGGAGGTCAATGATGCACTCGATCGTCTAGCTGCAACTGAGAACAG GTCTGAGAAGGCCTCAATACTTTCTAGTCTGATCAAGAAAACCAATGCCCTAGAAATGAAGTGGCTTCTGATGATTATTCTTAAAG ATTTGAAGTTGGGGATAAGTGAGAAGAGCATATTTGATGAATTTCATCCTGATGCCCAAGACTTGTTTAATGTCACTTGTGACTTGAAATTCGTCTGTGAGAAGCTCAAAGATCGAAGTCAGAGGCATAAACGCCAG GATATAGAAATTGGGAAGGCTGTCAGGCCTCAGCTAGCTATGAGAGTCCGTGATGCTTCAGCTGCTTGGAAGAAG CTTCATGGAAAACAAGTGGTTGCTGAGTGCAAATTTGATGGTGACCGTATTCAAATTCACAAAAATGGGGAAGAGATTCATTTCTTCTCAAG GAGCTTTCTTGATCACTCTGAATACGCACCTGGGATGTCAAAGATTATTAAGGAAAATATCCTGGTGGACAG GTGTATATTGGATGGAGAAATGCTTGTCTGGGACACTGCACTTAACCGTTTTGCTGAATTTGGTTCAAATCAGGAAATAG CTAAGGCTGCAAGGGAGGGGCTGGAGACTGATCGCCAG CTGTGCT ATGTTGCTTTCGACATCCTTTATGCTGGAGATACCAGTGTTATCCACCAAAGCTTGACCGAGCGGCAAGAAATTCTACAGAAGGTTGTGAAACCTTTAAAGGGTCGTCTTGAGATTTTGATCCCAACAGGTGGTCTAAATGCCCGTCGCCCTTCAG ATGAACCATGCTGGTCCATTATTGCACATAATCTTGAAGATGTCGAGAAATTCTTCAAAGATACTATCGAGAACAG AGATGAAGGCATTATACTGAAGGACCTTGATTCCAAATGGGAGCCTGGTGATCGAAATGGAAAGTGGCTTAAACTAAAGCCTGATTATATACACGCAGGTGCTGATCTGGATGCTATTATTATAG GAGGATACTATGGATCTGGACGTCGAGGAGGAGAG GTTGCACAGTTTTTAGTTGGCCTTGCTGTGCCTTCAGATGATAACAGTTATCCCAAAAG atttctttccttttgccGGGTTGGTACTGGCCTCTCTGATGAAGAGCGTGATGCTCTCGTCACCAAACTGAAGCCTTATTTCAG GAAAAATGAGTACCCCAAAAAACCACCCAAATTTTATGAAGTTACAAATAACTCAAAGGAGAGGCCAGATGTCTGGATAGAGAGCCCTGATAA GTCAGTCATAATGTCTATAACGAGTGATATTCGTACAATCAAGTCCGAG GTATTTGCTGCTCCGTACTGCTTGAGATTCCCCCGTATTCAGAGATTGAGATATGATAAGCCATGGCATGAgtgccttgatgttcaag CATTTGTGGACATTGTGCATTCAAGTAATGGAACAACACAAAGGGTGGCAGATGATAATAGCCTCGAGAATGATAACATGAAACGCTCAAGAACAACCAAAaaaggggagaagaagaagagtgtTTCAATCATCCCTTCACATCTAATGAAGACTGATGTGTCAGGTCTCAAGGGAGAAACGCTGATATTTGCAAACATGATTTTCT ATTTTGTTAATATCCCATCATCATACAATCTCGAATATTTTCATAAACTGGTTGTGGAAAATGGGGGATCTTTCTCCATGAATCTGAATGACTCTGTTACTCACTGCATAGCTGCGGAGAAGAAAG GTATCAAATATCAGGCAGCCATACGTCAGGGAAGGATCATTCACTATGACTGGATATTGGACTGTTGCAAGGAAAAACGTCCTCTTCATTTGCAACCTAA GTATATACTTTATCTTGCTGATTTTGCCAGGCACAAATTTCCTGAAGAGATTGATTCATATGCTGACTATTACTACTGGGACATTGATATTGCTGACCTCAAGCAG ATTTTCAGTAACATCGACAAAGTTGCTGGTGATTCGAATATGGTTAATCAGTACAAAAGGAAGCATTGCATAGACGAGAGATTCTGCTTCTTCCAGGGCTGCTGTGTCTACTTGCATAATGCACCTTTAGT GAATGTGGACTACAATTTAATATCCGATATTGCCCTGAAGAGGGTGAAGCAGGATCTAACAATGCATGGTGGTCAAGTCTGCAGCAGCATTGCTGCAGCTACTCATTTGGTTGTAGTTTCAGTTTTACAGAACTACAACTTTGATATCCTGTACAAGAG CTTCCCTCCTGCTGAAAGACGTTATCTACATGACAAAAGATTGCATGTTGTCAGTAACAAGTGGTTGGAAGATTCAGTGGAGAAacaaatgaagctgtctgaaaCTGCTTACAACCTTAAACCAGATACACTAGAAGAACTAGAAATTGAAAGGAG TGAGGAAAATATTCGCCCTCTAGATCATAAGTTTGAGGAACACAGGGAGGTTGAAAGAGCGCATGTCAAACATGCGCCAAGGAAAAGGAGCAGGGCAGCCAGTATTTCAAGGGTCACAAAAGCTGTTCCTAGACCAGCTCGGCGAATGAGGGCAAGAAGAGGAAACCAGCAAGCAAAAATAGATGATGATGTTGAATCTGAAGAAAGTGCCCCTGGTGAATGTCAAGATGACCAAAATATGGACACAGATTACAACTCTAAAGAGATTGGAAAAGGTATCAGCAACAAAGATCAAGGACCGCCCCGAGCTGCTTTCAGACCAGTCCCAAGAACAAGGGCTAGGAGAGAATATCAGCAAGCGAATATAGATGATGGAGGATCTGAAGAAAGTGGGCCTAGTGGAACTGATAAAGAAGATCAAAAGTTGGATGTGGATTACATCTCTAAAACGGTAGGAGATAATAGTGATAAAGACCTGCACGGACCACCTCCAGGTGCCCAGTTTGTCACTTTGGGGGAGCAAGAGCCCAAAGGTGTCGAATCAAATGCCATGGAGGAGAAACCAGGCAGTCCTTTCCAAAGAACAAGTGCTGCTGAAGTGACGAGCAGTGTGCCGGGTGAGAAGATAGAACAAATGGTTGATCCATTGCACGCAATGCTTCTGGATATGATACCAACGCTGAGCCAGACAAGGACAGAAGGTGCAAGCAGGGTGCCGCCCCCAACGATAGTTGAGAAGGCTCCACCTGGGGTAGGAAGTAACACATCCAAAAGTTCTGATATTCTGGTGCCAGATGCAGGAACATCCGGGGTTCCAGCCCCAGACCCGAATGCAGCTCCTCCcccaaagaagaaaaaggtcaGTTACAAAGATGTCGCTAGTGAGCTTCTGAAAGATTGGTGA
- the LOC101753057 gene encoding uncharacterized protein LOC101753057 isoform X1, which translates to MYFARICCSHILSGWVEAFVASQAPIYMNQAPPHMSRPSIILKLILGLIWGIIHLAISLLNLWSLLIYNLECYIISSGLLRKYRYLHLDRLKYLAIVVDSKEAKNTVKIRQLLCWLSTMGVKYICLYDIEGVLKKSFKPAMEDSRDRKAGEYLVNESWYCCNEDQ; encoded by the exons ATGTATTTCGCCAGGATTTGTTGTTCACATATCTTGTCTGGTTGGGT GGAGGCATTTGTGGCCAGTCAGGCCCCCATCTACATGAATCAGGCTCCTCCACAT ATGTCTAGACCATCTATTATTCTCAAGCTCATTTTGGGGCTGATCTGGGGCATCATCCACTTGGCAATCAGCCTTTTGAATTTATGGTCTCTTCTGATTTATAATCTAGAATGCTATATTATTTCGTCTGGGTTGTTGCGGAAGTATCGGTACCTCCACCTGGATCGACTGAAGTACTTGGCTATTGTGGTGGATAGCAAAGAAGCTAAAAATACCGTGAAGATCAGGCAGCTATTGTGCTGGCTCTCAACTATGGGTGTGAAGTATATATGTCTCTACGACATTGAGG GAGTCCTGAAGAAATCATTTAAACCGGCTATGGAGGATTCAAGAGATAGGAAGGCAGGAGAATATCTG GTAAATGAGAGTTGGTACTGTTGTAACGAAGACCAGTAG
- the LOC101786918 gene encoding mannosyl-oligosaccharide 1,2-alpha-mannosidase MNS1 has translation MARRSSSSSSGAWRYLNPAYYLKRPKRLALLFFVFVAATFAFWDRQSLVSEYEAEISRLEDDINRLHDQLRKAGVHLDENPISNKNSRKDLVEIDPVNNERREKVKEAMLHAWNSYVKYAWGMDELQPQSKNGINSFGGLGATLVDSLDTLYIMGLKDEFQKARDWVAESLDFDKDYDASVFETTIRVVGGLLSAYDLSGDKVFLDKAKDITDRLLPAWDTTSGIPYNRINLAHGRAHNPGWTNGDSILADSGTEQLEFIALSQRTGDPKYQQKAENVVRQLQKIYPSDGLLPIYINPHSGTASYSTITFGAMGDSFYEYLLKVWIQGNKTEHVKHYRQMWETSMEGLVSLTKKTTPSNYYYICEKNGGSLSDKMDELACFAPGMLALGASGYESPEKSEEIMNLAKELARTCYNFYQTTPTKLAGENYFFHSGQDMSVGTSWNILRPETVESLMYLWRLTGNKTYQDWGWNIFQAFEKNSRIESGYVGLRDVNTGEKDNMMQSFFLAETLKYLYLLFSPPSVISFDEWVFNTEAHPLRIVPIHDNKGIGTPVRPFGRKQGKPE, from the exons ATGGCCCGCCGGTCGTCTTCCTCGTCGTCGGGGGCGTGGCGGTACCTGAACCCCGCCTACTACCTCAAGCGGCCCAAGCGCCTCGCGCTCctcttcttcgtcttcgtcgcGGCCACCTTCGCCTTCTGGGACCGCCAGTCGCTCGTCAGCGAGTATGAG GCTGAGATTTCTCGATTAGAAGATGATATAAATCGGTTGCATGACCAG CTAAGAAAGGCTGGAGTTCATCTGGACGAAAACCCAATCAGTAACAAAAATTCCAGAAAGGATCTCGTAGAAATTGATCCTGTCAATAATGAAAGGAGGGAAAAAGTTAAAGAGGCAATGCTCCATGCTTGGAATTCCTACGTAAAGTATGCCTGGGGAATGGACGAGCTTCAG CCACAATCAAAGAATGGTATCAATAGCTTTGGTGGTCTCGGAGCAACCCTTGTCGATTCACTTGATACACTGTATATAATGGGCCTGAAAGATGAATTTCAGAAAGCTAGAGA CTGGGTGGCGGAGTCATTAGACTTTGACAAGGATTATGATGCAAGTGTTTTTGAAACGACCATAAG GGTTGTTGGAGGTCTCCTTAGTGCATACGATCTGTCTGGTGATAAAGTATTTCTCGATAAGGCTAAAGATATTACAGATCGACTGTTACCTGCTTGGGATACAACATCCGGCATCCCCTATAATAGAATAAACCTAGCTCATGGACGAGCTCATAATCCTGGATGGACCAAC GGTGATAGTATCCTTGCAGACTCTGGTACTGAGCAACTTGAATTTATAGCTCTGTCACAGAGGACCGGAGATCCCAAGTACCAGCAAAAG GCAGAGAATGTCGTCAGACAGCTTCAAAAGATATATCCTAGTGATGGTTTGCTTCCTATTTACATAAATCCGCATTCTGGGACTGCTTCATACTCAACTATCACATTTGGTGCTATGGGAGATAG CTTCTACGAATACTTGCTCAAGGTCTGGATCCAGGGAAATAAAACTGAGCATGTAAAACATTACAG ACAAATGTGGGAGACATCAATGGAAGGTCTAGTAAGTTTAACCAAGAAAACTACACCATCTAATTACTACTACATTTGTGAAAAGAATGGTGGCTCATTATCTGACAAG ATGGATGAACTCGCTTGCTTTGCTCCTGGTATGCTGGCATTAGGAGCCTCTGGTTATGAAAGTCCAGAAAAATCTGAGGAAATTATGAACCTTGCAAAAGAG CTTGCTAGGACCTGCTATAATTTCTACCAAACCACTCCCACGAAGTTGGCTGGAGAGAACTATTTTTTCCATTCTGGACAG GATATGAGTGTGGGCACATCATGGAACATCCTGAGACCAGAGACTGTTGAATCACTTATGTACCTATGGCGCTTAACGGGGAATAAAACATACCAAGATTGGGGGTGGAACATTTTCCAGGCATTTGAAAAGAACTCCCGCATAGAATCTGGTTATGTGGGACTGAGAGAT GTGAACACTGGTGAAAAGGACAACATGATGCAGAGCTTCTTCCTGGCAGAGACCCTCAAGTACCTCTACCTGCTTTTCTCCCCACCATCGGTCATATCCTTCGACGAGTGGGTTTTCAATACTGAAGCGCACCCGTTGAGAATTGTTCCGATACATGATAACAAAGGCATTGGAACACCGGTGCGGCCATTTGGAAGGAAACAGGGAAAACCTGAGTAA
- the LOC101753057 gene encoding uncharacterized protein LOC101753057 isoform X2: protein MNQAPPHMSRPSIILKLILGLIWGIIHLAISLLNLWSLLIYNLECYIISSGLLRKYRYLHLDRLKYLAIVVDSKEAKNTVKIRQLLCWLSTMGVKYICLYDIEGVLKKSFKPAMEDSRDRKAGEYLVNESWYCCNEDQ from the exons ATGAATCAGGCTCCTCCACAT ATGTCTAGACCATCTATTATTCTCAAGCTCATTTTGGGGCTGATCTGGGGCATCATCCACTTGGCAATCAGCCTTTTGAATTTATGGTCTCTTCTGATTTATAATCTAGAATGCTATATTATTTCGTCTGGGTTGTTGCGGAAGTATCGGTACCTCCACCTGGATCGACTGAAGTACTTGGCTATTGTGGTGGATAGCAAAGAAGCTAAAAATACCGTGAAGATCAGGCAGCTATTGTGCTGGCTCTCAACTATGGGTGTGAAGTATATATGTCTCTACGACATTGAGG GAGTCCTGAAGAAATCATTTAAACCGGCTATGGAGGATTCAAGAGATAGGAAGGCAGGAGAATATCTG GTAAATGAGAGTTGGTACTGTTGTAACGAAGACCAGTAG